A stretch of the Lolium perenne isolate Kyuss_39 chromosome 3, Kyuss_2.0, whole genome shotgun sequence genome encodes the following:
- the LOC139837967 gene encoding uncharacterized protein, whose amino-acid sequence MDEEEDTREEEEDTREEEEESRDEEASTEMASKKLRIRGEAQVPDESKEPATEDEKWLLVPGKIENFTYTGKNVRVPGSLIGAAIRKYWPGMYTPVLGGESKLAYTWEDFEIAPYPGFTSAADAVIKKFWRNYRVATEHKERADVVLRNMCRKLTRQQWYNQRITCIGHFYALSGRKVHKA is encoded by the exons atggacgaggaggaggacactagggaggaggaggaggacactagggaggaggaggaggagtctagggacgaggaggcttcgacggagatggcttcgaagaagttgcggattcgtggggaagcgcaggttcccgatgagagtaaggaacctgctacggaggatgagaagtggctccttgtcccaggaaagataga gaatttcacatacacggggaagaatgtccgcgtgccagggagtctgattggagctgctattaggaagtactggccggggatgtacactccggtccttgggggcgagtccaagctagcctacacttgggaagactttgagatagcgccttaccctggctttacttccgccgccgacgccgtgatcaagaagttttgg cgcaattatagggtggcgactgagcataaggagagggcggacgtggtgctccgtaacatgtgtcggaagttgacacggcagcagtggtacaaccagaggATCACGTGCATCGGCCACTTCTATGCTTTGAGCGGGCGTAAGGTACACAAAGCCTGA